A single region of the Candidatus Protochlamydia amoebophila UWE25 genome encodes:
- the tsaB gene encoding tRNA (adenosine(37)-N6)-threonylcarbamoyltransferase complex dimerization subunit type 1 TsaB, translating to MSRFLLIETSTERGVFGLSQDEKILFCEELPFGMTQSRFLMPRLAEFIQQNSLRSEDLTFIGIGTGPGSYTGIRVGMAVAQALSYSWKIPLVGVSSLDGFVPSKKNVPFAAIIDARIGGAYVRKGILTDQGIDYLCEPSIYSLAELGTFLKDVKILVTPFFPSLKLKLEKQYPDLMWTWEEKAPSLDALAHRMNLAYRNEAWRNKGHLELLYLKETEAEREKNKSSS from the coding sequence ATGAGTCGTTTTTTATTGATTGAAACAAGTACGGAAAGAGGGGTTTTTGGCCTTTCACAAGATGAAAAAATTCTTTTCTGTGAAGAACTACCTTTTGGGATGACTCAGTCTCGTTTTTTGATGCCTCGATTGGCTGAGTTTATTCAACAGAATTCCTTACGTTCTGAAGATTTAACTTTTATTGGCATAGGGACTGGGCCTGGCTCTTATACGGGAATTCGTGTAGGTATGGCTGTGGCTCAAGCTTTGTCTTATAGTTGGAAAATACCTCTTGTCGGCGTGTCAAGTCTAGATGGTTTTGTTCCATCTAAAAAGAATGTTCCTTTTGCAGCTATCATTGATGCGCGAATTGGAGGTGCTTATGTACGCAAAGGCATATTAACTGATCAGGGGATTGATTATTTATGTGAACCCTCGATTTACTCTCTTGCCGAGTTGGGAACTTTTTTAAAGGATGTCAAAATTTTAGTGACTCCTTTCTTTCCATCATTGAAATTAAAATTAGAGAAGCAATATCCAGACCTAATGTGGACCTGGGAGGAAAAAGCCCCCTCCTTAGATGCTTTAGCTCATAGAATGAATCTGGCTTATCGAAACGAAGCTTGGAGAAATAAGGGGCATTTAGAGCTTTTATATTTAAAAGAAACGGAAGCTGAACGAGAAAAAAATAAATCATCATCTTAA
- the rpsU gene encoding 30S ribosomal protein S21 produces MSLVKVRIGDSIDKALRALKKRLDKEGVMKSVKAHRFYSKPSIKKRAKSKAALKYKKQR; encoded by the coding sequence ATGTCACTTGTAAAAGTCCGTATAGGCGACTCAATAGATAAAGCTCTCCGTGCCTTGAAGAAACGTCTCGATAAAGAAGGAGTTATGAAGTCTGTAAAAGCACATCGTTTTTATTCTAAACCTTCTATCAAAAAACGTGCTAAATCTAAAGCTGCTTTAAAATATAAGAAACAACGTTAA
- the dnaJ gene encoding molecular chaperone DnaJ: MADYYEILEVARGATPEEIKKAYRKKAVQYHPDKNPGDADAEKRFKEISEAYEVLSDEKKRQVYDRYGKEALQGAAGGGQGFSSMDEALRTFMGAFGMGGGGESIFDFFGGGNGAEFGGREGGRGARQGASKRVNINVSFEEAVKGVDKELVISNYANCNVCNGKGSSSSQGIKTCSECKGRGQVFEQRGFFSMTMACPKCHGEGKVITDPCKNCKGQGAVKEKQHIKVHIPAGVDSGMRLKMSGYGDVGQHGGPAGDLYVFINVEPHEIFEREGNDILLDLPISFAEAALGCKKEVPSLTNRACRITIPEGTQNGKIFRVKGEGFPNVHGHGKGDLLVRIFVETPTRLSERQKELLQEFSELEGPNNLPKRKGFLDKIKEFFSPN, translated from the coding sequence ATGGCTGACTATTACGAAATTCTAGAAGTTGCACGTGGTGCGACTCCCGAAGAAATCAAAAAAGCATACCGAAAAAAGGCTGTTCAGTATCATCCTGACAAAAATCCCGGTGATGCAGATGCTGAAAAACGATTTAAAGAAATATCGGAAGCTTACGAAGTTTTAAGCGACGAAAAAAAACGACAAGTTTACGATCGTTACGGCAAAGAAGCTTTGCAAGGAGCTGCTGGTGGTGGACAAGGTTTTTCATCCATGGACGAAGCTCTGCGAACCTTTATGGGTGCGTTTGGAATGGGTGGAGGCGGAGAAAGTATTTTCGACTTTTTTGGCGGTGGAAATGGAGCTGAATTTGGAGGTCGAGAAGGAGGTAGAGGGGCTCGTCAAGGAGCTAGCAAACGCGTTAACATTAACGTCTCCTTTGAAGAAGCGGTCAAGGGTGTCGATAAAGAGCTTGTGATTTCTAACTACGCAAATTGTAATGTTTGCAATGGTAAAGGCTCCTCCTCATCACAAGGAATTAAAACCTGTAGTGAATGTAAAGGCAGAGGTCAAGTTTTTGAACAAAGAGGTTTCTTTAGCATGACAATGGCTTGTCCAAAATGTCATGGAGAAGGAAAAGTTATTACCGACCCTTGTAAAAATTGCAAAGGACAAGGTGCTGTTAAAGAAAAACAACACATTAAAGTTCATATTCCGGCTGGTGTAGATAGCGGAATGCGTTTAAAAATGAGCGGGTATGGTGATGTAGGACAACATGGTGGTCCTGCAGGAGACTTATATGTGTTCATCAATGTAGAACCACATGAGATTTTCGAGCGAGAAGGGAACGATATTTTATTAGATTTACCCATTAGTTTTGCTGAAGCTGCCCTTGGTTGTAAAAAAGAAGTGCCGTCTTTGACCAATCGAGCGTGCCGTATTACCATTCCGGAAGGAACGCAAAATGGAAAGATTTTCCGAGTAAAGGGTGAAGGATTTCCCAATGTACACGGACATGGAAAAGGAGATTTACTAGTACGTATATTTGTCGAAACACCCACCCGTTTAAGCGAGCGTCAAAAAGAGCTTTTACAAGAATTCAGTGAACTTGAAGGACCCAACAATCTTCCTAAAAGAAAAGGCTTTCTAGATAAAATTAAAGAATTTTTTTCACCGAACTGA
- a CDS encoding MBL fold metallo-hydrolase, whose product MKGFCPLASGSKGNCIYLGTSQTKVLIDAGISAKAIQNRLAEINVDISDIDAILITHEHSDHIQGLKVLAYKLGIPVLANHETAKGIVEAFRNCPKFKIFSTGETFEFKDIEVHPFTIQHDTIDPVAFTIRLNDLKLGFCTDLGFATSLVQAKLQGCDYLYLESNHQPSMVHASPRPMVYKQRVLSRSGHLSNEACGTLLSQIYHPKLRHVHLAHLSNECNSPETALGVVKGVLQNHGIDIEMCVASQEKISKPIFF is encoded by the coding sequence ATGAAGGGATTTTGCCCACTCGCATCAGGGTCCAAAGGAAACTGTATCTATCTCGGCACCTCTCAAACTAAAGTTCTTATTGATGCGGGTATAAGTGCCAAAGCCATTCAAAACCGCCTTGCAGAAATCAATGTTGATATTTCTGATATCGATGCAATTTTAATTACTCATGAACACTCTGATCATATCCAAGGATTAAAAGTACTCGCTTATAAATTAGGAATCCCTGTTTTAGCCAATCATGAAACAGCCAAAGGTATTGTTGAAGCATTTCGCAATTGTCCAAAATTTAAGATTTTCTCTACTGGAGAAACTTTTGAATTTAAAGACATTGAAGTTCATCCTTTTACGATTCAGCATGATACAATTGATCCGGTAGCATTTACAATTCGTTTGAATGATCTAAAACTTGGATTTTGTACTGATCTTGGTTTTGCAACCTCTCTTGTTCAAGCTAAACTTCAAGGATGTGATTACTTATATCTTGAATCTAACCATCAACCTTCTATGGTACATGCCTCCCCTCGACCAATGGTTTATAAACAACGTGTCCTTAGTCGTAGTGGACATTTGTCTAATGAGGCTTGCGGCACTTTACTCTCTCAGATTTATCATCCAAAACTTAGACATGTTCATTTAGCTCATCTATCAAATGAATGTAATAGTCCTGAAACGGCTTTAGGTGTGGTAAAAGGAGTTTTGCAAAATCATGGGATTGATATAGAAATGTGCGTAGCATCACAAGAAAAAATCAGTAAGCCGATTTTTTTCTAA
- a CDS encoding FtsK/SpoIIIE family DNA translocase has protein sequence MGLLCLVLPIHWNSYNSLFSDVKANIMAKKTKSSKKKQKNVYTEEAISLMTTETKGFLSLSFAVILLLSLMSYAIAPDSKNLLGVMGDKLGWILHAFLGLSSYLLVFYIGWMGWRQLFSKNLHFVWLKNIYVAITLISTSMLLSLIESDYPTFGDFIGRTFYPGLWIKSMRYHLGGAPFFFLYQDLPSFNLNHIFNTVGVALIFSSTLIASLLFLFKIRLLPLFQKIFDRFKKEWANRNPSVNKAEETSMLEKKESKEEKKPLEESDSDFLRFVKLRIPTTHFQEGNPKAPSDLLAIQPEQNLKVRPSLSRKEQTDDDFQEEIIETQTLARPRKKESLENYLETDHREAFKRPELSKEISDPKLRKREAALVAQSVYNGDFTNYNLPSLTLLTNPKKIDQSSLKKDLKRQAEVLEETLLSFGIEAKVGQINCGPTITSFEVHPAIGVKVQKIKTLDNDIALNMEAKSIRIIAPIPGKAAVGIEVPNAQPQEVGFKDMLLAYQQGTQKLNIPILLGKAVNGDYVMSDLAKMPHCIIAGATGSGKSVCINTIVMSIVLNAKPDQIKLIMVDPKKVELTPYTRLPHMLAPVITEPQGAAAALNWLVKEMESRYEILKMVGVRNIDTFNKRTINQEQEANLGREIPTHMPFIVGIIDELADLMMVASNDIETPIARIAQMARAVGIHLILATQRPSREVITGLIKANFPTRISFKVASRVNSQIVLDETGAETLLGNGDMLFLPPGSSHLTRAQGAFVRDEDILAVVQHICDQAPPNYVIQSFDQYHASLDGLVNGLEQGLELDSLYEQAKDIILSTGNASTTFLQRKLKIGYARAASLMDQLEMQGIVGPAEGSRPRKIYAAKSVSEEDDLVDAELME, from the coding sequence ATGGGTTTACTTTGCTTGGTATTGCCTATTCATTGGAATAGCTACAACTCTTTATTTTCAGATGTAAAGGCGAATATCATGGCAAAAAAGACTAAATCATCTAAAAAAAAACAAAAGAATGTTTATACAGAAGAAGCCATTTCTTTAATGACTACTGAAACAAAAGGGTTTCTTTCCCTTTCGTTCGCAGTAATTCTATTACTTAGTTTGATGAGTTATGCCATTGCTCCCGACTCAAAAAATCTATTAGGAGTCATGGGTGATAAATTAGGATGGATTCTACATGCATTCCTTGGTCTATCTAGTTACCTTCTAGTTTTTTATATTGGCTGGATGGGTTGGAGACAATTATTCAGTAAAAATCTTCATTTTGTCTGGTTAAAAAATATTTACGTAGCCATAACGTTAATCTCAACGAGTATGCTCCTGAGTCTAATTGAAAGTGACTACCCAACTTTTGGAGATTTTATTGGTCGCACTTTTTATCCAGGCTTATGGATTAAATCTATGCGATATCACTTAGGAGGAGCTCCTTTCTTTTTTCTTTACCAAGATTTACCTTCTTTCAATTTAAATCATATTTTTAATACAGTTGGCGTTGCTCTTATTTTTTCAAGTACACTTATTGCAAGTCTCCTTTTTTTATTTAAAATTCGCCTCCTTCCTCTTTTTCAAAAGATTTTTGATAGATTTAAAAAAGAATGGGCTAATCGTAATCCAAGTGTAAACAAAGCTGAAGAAACATCAATGTTAGAAAAAAAAGAAAGTAAAGAGGAGAAAAAACCCCTAGAAGAATCTGACAGTGACTTCCTTCGTTTTGTGAAACTTCGCATTCCTACAACGCATTTTCAAGAAGGAAACCCAAAAGCCCCTTCAGATTTATTAGCCATTCAACCAGAACAAAATCTTAAAGTTCGACCATCACTTTCAAGAAAAGAACAAACGGATGACGACTTTCAAGAAGAAATAATTGAAACACAAACTTTGGCTCGCCCAAGAAAAAAAGAATCTCTAGAAAATTATCTTGAAACTGATCATCGTGAAGCTTTTAAACGACCCGAACTTTCCAAGGAGATCAGCGATCCCAAACTTCGTAAACGCGAAGCTGCTTTAGTCGCACAAAGCGTTTATAATGGAGATTTCACAAACTATAATCTCCCATCCCTCACTCTTTTGACAAATCCTAAAAAAATCGATCAATCTTCTTTAAAAAAAGATTTGAAAAGACAAGCAGAAGTTTTAGAAGAAACATTACTTAGCTTTGGAATAGAGGCAAAGGTTGGTCAAATTAATTGTGGCCCAACTATCACTTCTTTTGAAGTCCATCCAGCGATCGGAGTCAAAGTTCAAAAAATAAAAACTCTCGACAACGATATAGCCTTAAACATGGAAGCAAAATCGATTCGAATTATTGCCCCCATTCCAGGCAAAGCAGCTGTTGGAATAGAGGTTCCTAATGCACAACCTCAAGAAGTAGGTTTTAAAGATATGCTATTAGCTTATCAACAAGGAACACAAAAACTTAATATTCCTATTCTACTTGGAAAAGCTGTTAATGGCGATTATGTTATGAGTGATCTTGCAAAAATGCCTCATTGCATTATTGCAGGAGCCACAGGTTCTGGAAAATCGGTTTGTATAAACACAATTGTTATGTCCATTGTTTTAAATGCCAAACCTGATCAAATCAAGTTGATTATGGTCGATCCTAAAAAAGTGGAACTCACTCCTTATACGCGTTTACCTCACATGCTTGCTCCTGTTATCACAGAACCTCAAGGAGCTGCTGCTGCTTTAAATTGGCTCGTGAAAGAAATGGAAAGCCGTTACGAGATTCTCAAAATGGTGGGGGTACGTAATATCGATACTTTTAATAAACGAACAATTAATCAAGAACAAGAAGCTAATTTAGGAAGGGAAATCCCTACGCATATGCCATTTATTGTAGGGATTATTGACGAACTAGCCGATTTAATGATGGTTGCTAGCAATGATATTGAAACACCGATTGCCCGTATTGCTCAAATGGCCCGTGCCGTAGGTATTCATTTAATTTTAGCCACTCAACGGCCTTCTCGAGAAGTTATTACAGGTTTAATTAAAGCTAACTTTCCAACCCGAATTTCCTTTAAAGTCGCTAGCCGCGTTAATAGTCAAATTGTTCTTGATGAAACAGGTGCTGAAACTTTATTGGGCAATGGCGACATGCTTTTCCTTCCTCCAGGTTCGTCTCATTTAACACGTGCACAAGGAGCCTTTGTCAGAGATGAAGACATTTTAGCTGTTGTTCAACATATTTGTGATCAAGCTCCTCCTAACTATGTTATTCAATCATTTGATCAATACCATGCAAGTTTGGATGGCCTAGTTAATGGCTTAGAACAAGGTCTTGAACTAGATAGTTTATATGAGCAAGCTAAAGATATTATTTTGAGTACAGGAAATGCCTCTACCACCTTTCTTCAAAGAAAACTAAAAATTGGATATGCACGAGCAGCGAGTTTAATGGACCAGCTAGAAATGCAAGGCATTGTTGGACCTGCGGAAGGTAGCCGTCCACGTAAAATTTATGCTGCGAAGTCGGTATCCGAAGAAGATGACTTAGTAGATGCAGAATTAATGGAATGA
- a CDS encoding undecaprenyl-diphosphate phosphatase — translation MTIWEAFFLGLIQGVTEFLPISSSGHLELAQYFLGFEKLQSYVLFNLICHLGTLGSILYMFLPQIKQSLITERNHIFHIILGTLPLFPLVLILKPIKATFDQPQYLGLCFLFSAALLFSGVYFRLQMQKKHSLRDCLTIGLFQAVAVLPGISRSGATISAARLLGWDKQDAIQFSFLLAIPAILGGTFLEIWQFLKLPASEIPPIEIGQFLTGFITSFMIGCASLWAVIQMMTQDKWVYFAWYCLFIGIATTLYFQM, via the coding sequence ATGACAATATGGGAAGCCTTTTTTTTAGGTCTTATTCAAGGCGTGACAGAATTTTTACCAATTAGCTCGTCTGGCCATCTTGAATTAGCACAGTATTTCCTAGGGTTTGAAAAACTTCAAAGCTACGTATTGTTTAATCTTATTTGTCATTTAGGAACTTTAGGATCTATTCTCTACATGTTCTTGCCACAGATAAAACAAAGTTTAATAACAGAGCGCAATCACATCTTTCACATTATCTTAGGAACTCTCCCTTTATTTCCCCTTGTTTTGATTTTAAAACCTATCAAAGCAACATTTGATCAACCTCAATATTTAGGGCTATGCTTTCTTTTTTCTGCTGCTTTGCTTTTTTCTGGTGTTTACTTTCGCTTGCAAATGCAAAAAAAACATTCATTGAGAGATTGTTTAACGATTGGATTATTTCAAGCCGTGGCAGTTTTACCAGGTATTTCTCGTAGTGGAGCTACTATCTCAGCTGCCAGATTGCTTGGCTGGGATAAACAAGACGCAATCCAATTTTCATTTTTATTAGCTATTCCAGCGATTCTAGGCGGAACATTTTTAGAGATTTGGCAATTTCTAAAGTTACCGGCTTCAGAAATTCCTCCAATAGAAATAGGACAATTTCTAACAGGTTTTATCACTTCTTTTATGATTGGTTGTGCCTCATTATGGGCCGTCATACAAATGATGACGCAAGATAAATGGGTTTACTTTGCTTGGTATTGCCTATTCATTGGAATAGCTACAACTCTTTATTTTCAGATGTAA
- a CDS encoding ComEC/Rec2 family competence protein, giving the protein MLDRLPFFWLKHPALFHSISLILGAYAFFHSFALVLIPSLFFWTPFCINLFYHPSIRPLFALNLLLFILIYFFLAVSYEFPHLPDKGLIGKAHLSIDSLDKQRSPFGTQWNFHCTLLDFFPDSSPHHSIAKQIKCIVSIPQSGFLQRPLAQREYIVHGKLSKPGKGDYRLKISKLEPWLGLKENWGFTEHRFQWKKKTAEWIRKQFNNSITGFFLAGLATGEMNVSWVKEEFSRFGLQHLLAISGFHFAMLAGLLSFLLRLLFPRKIQAILLLVFLAIYFTFLGFNASVVRAWIMSSLVILSDIFEKQSTPLNNLGIAIIGILFIDPSLLNTVGFQLSFFITASILLGHQPASRWLDRWISKRRLNQVIEMDGWNQHGYLILTLFKQVLALTIAVNLVALPMTLYLFQQFPVIGLFYNLFFPFLVSISLVLLFLGAFLSFIPLIGKGIVFLNDIYTGFVLKLTYQMPDFIDHYIETEFINPYFLIGYLSLLVTLLIINNQFYEEISEENYEAKWLFF; this is encoded by the coding sequence ATGCTAGATCGGTTACCCTTTTTTTGGCTCAAACATCCTGCTCTTTTCCATTCAATTTCTTTGATATTAGGGGCATATGCATTTTTTCATTCTTTTGCTTTAGTACTCATTCCAAGCTTATTCTTTTGGACCCCATTTTGCATTAATCTTTTTTATCATCCATCCATACGTCCATTATTTGCATTAAATCTCTTGCTGTTTATATTAATTTATTTTTTTCTAGCGGTTTCTTATGAATTTCCCCATCTTCCTGATAAAGGATTAATAGGAAAAGCTCACTTATCAATTGATTCATTAGATAAACAGCGCTCTCCCTTTGGAACACAATGGAATTTTCACTGCACTCTTCTGGATTTTTTCCCCGATTCCTCACCGCATCATTCAATTGCAAAACAAATCAAATGTATTGTTTCTATCCCTCAAAGCGGCTTTCTTCAACGGCCTTTAGCGCAACGAGAATATATTGTGCATGGTAAATTATCTAAACCAGGAAAAGGAGATTATCGACTAAAAATTTCTAAACTAGAACCTTGGCTCGGTTTAAAAGAAAATTGGGGATTTACTGAACACCGCTTTCAATGGAAAAAGAAAACTGCTGAATGGATTCGCAAACAATTTAATAACTCTATCACTGGCTTTTTTTTAGCAGGGCTAGCAACAGGAGAAATGAATGTTTCATGGGTTAAAGAGGAATTTTCGCGCTTCGGTCTTCAACATCTTCTAGCGATTTCAGGATTTCATTTTGCTATGTTGGCTGGTTTACTCAGCTTTTTACTTCGCCTACTTTTCCCTCGAAAAATACAGGCTATTTTACTTTTAGTGTTTTTAGCTATCTACTTTACCTTTCTAGGCTTCAACGCCTCTGTTGTTCGAGCTTGGATTATGAGCTCACTAGTCATTTTGAGCGACATTTTTGAAAAACAATCTACACCTCTTAACAATCTTGGAATCGCTATCATAGGGATTTTGTTCATCGACCCTTCTTTACTAAATACAGTAGGTTTTCAATTAAGTTTTTTCATTACCGCATCCATTTTACTAGGCCATCAGCCTGCTAGTCGATGGCTAGATCGTTGGATTTCTAAAAGACGCTTAAACCAAGTTATTGAAATGGATGGATGGAATCAGCATGGATACTTGATTTTAACTTTATTCAAGCAGGTTCTAGCTCTTACAATTGCCGTTAATTTAGTCGCATTGCCAATGACGCTTTATTTATTTCAACAGTTTCCCGTTATCGGATTATTTTATAATCTCTTTTTCCCTTTTTTAGTTTCTATTTCCTTAGTATTACTATTTTTAGGGGCATTTTTGTCTTTTATTCCCCTTATAGGAAAAGGAATTGTTTTCCTTAATGATATTTATACAGGATTTGTTCTCAAATTAACTTATCAAATGCCTGATTTTATTGATCATTATATCGAGACGGAATTTATAAATCCTTATTTCCTCATAGGTTACTTGAGTTTATTGGTAACACTATTAATCATTAACAATCAATTTTACGAAGAAATTTCAGAAGAAAACTATGAAGCAAAATGGCTTTTTTTTTAA
- a CDS encoding SMI1/KNR4 family protein, with protein sequence MDRHVKEHYSCYSEESPQGHFHCVIELNENPMIDWQEASEIAPNLTRGWYELAQLPVQDRIEFTKEFWLTKLPYHPYLNEFLNKFFSRVDNIGIFLTQQKYEDSFEVSFVYSLINDGGFFHGSIPASEQEINALQKVFPDYILPSDFLAFLQIHNGFAKLTDTGIIKSIEMANAYEVLQKLLEKESPMTTTKGVVVYPRSIIPFYQSFGMPFFQCFWGEWYPDHEMGNVYYSNSAKTILDCAKLDDCVETMAFATFTEWLMFYLEKID encoded by the coding sequence ATGGATCGACACGTTAAAGAGCATTATAGTTGTTACTCAGAAGAATCACCTCAAGGACATTTTCATTGTGTCATTGAGTTAAATGAAAATCCTATGATTGATTGGCAAGAGGCATCTGAAATAGCTCCTAATTTGACTAGAGGCTGGTATGAATTGGCACAATTGCCTGTTCAAGATCGAATTGAATTTACAAAAGAATTTTGGTTAACAAAGCTGCCTTATCATCCTTATTTAAATGAATTTTTAAATAAATTTTTTAGTAGGGTTGATAATATTGGGATTTTTTTAACTCAGCAGAAGTATGAAGATTCATTTGAAGTCAGTTTTGTTTACAGTCTTATCAATGACGGGGGATTTTTTCATGGTAGCATACCTGCTAGTGAACAAGAAATTAATGCTTTGCAAAAAGTGTTTCCAGACTATATTCTTCCTTCTGATTTCTTGGCTTTTCTGCAAATACATAACGGATTTGCCAAGTTAACAGATACGGGAATCATCAAATCAATTGAAATGGCTAATGCGTATGAAGTTTTGCAAAAGCTATTAGAAAAAGAGAGTCCCATGACAACAACTAAAGGAGTTGTGGTCTATCCTCGTTCGATTATACCCTTTTACCAATCATTTGGGATGCCTTTTTTTCAATGTTTTTGGGGAGAATGGTATCCAGATCATGAAATGGGTAATGTTTATTATTCGAATTCAGCAAAAACTATTTTAGATTGTGCGAAGCTGGATGATTGCGTAGAAACAATGGCTTTTGCAACGTTTACTGAGTGGTTAATGTTCTATCTTGAAAAAATCGACTAA
- the hprK gene encoding HPr(Ser) kinase/phosphatase: MYLVKKLYEEHAKKLGLELTAGKNGINRRIKVPEAQRPGLSLSGYLKYYAEKRILIFGKVEIEYIRDLDSQIRIERLEAIVKQNTPAVIVSRRYRPPKELRAICEKLNIPLFRTNLSTMNLMSQLTLLLTEEFAPSVSCHGSLVEVFGVGVLIQGDSSVGKSEAALGLIERGHRLISDDIVKVKKKEGTYLEGSGVALTRHHMEIRGIGIINVANLYGAVCVRDQKSIDIVVRLEAWHDEHFYDRIGLDEKFTKILDVKLPYLTLPVKPGRDVVLLLETMALNHRLKNMGYNSAQEFTTKVLELTTSKVRKKILP; this comes from the coding sequence ATGTATTTAGTTAAAAAATTATATGAAGAACACGCAAAAAAACTTGGACTTGAGTTGACTGCGGGTAAAAATGGGATAAATAGACGCATTAAAGTTCCAGAGGCTCAAAGACCTGGATTGAGCTTAAGCGGATATCTTAAGTATTATGCTGAAAAGCGAATTCTTATTTTCGGTAAAGTAGAGATCGAGTATATCCGAGATTTAGATTCTCAAATTCGCATAGAGCGTCTAGAAGCAATTGTTAAGCAAAATACTCCGGCAGTGATAGTGAGTAGGCGTTATCGTCCCCCAAAAGAGCTGAGGGCTATTTGTGAAAAATTAAATATTCCTCTTTTTCGTACAAATTTATCTACCATGAATTTGATGAGCCAATTAACACTACTTTTAACAGAAGAATTTGCTCCTAGTGTTAGTTGTCATGGGTCTCTTGTTGAGGTATTTGGAGTGGGTGTTTTAATTCAAGGGGATTCTTCTGTAGGTAAAAGCGAGGCTGCTCTTGGATTAATTGAAAGAGGGCATCGTCTTATTTCAGATGATATCGTGAAAGTAAAAAAGAAAGAAGGAACATATTTAGAAGGTTCTGGAGTTGCTTTAACGCGCCATCATATGGAAATTAGAGGAATTGGGATTATTAATGTTGCTAATCTTTATGGAGCAGTTTGCGTAAGAGATCAAAAAAGTATTGATATTGTTGTCCGATTAGAGGCATGGCATGATGAACATTTTTATGATCGGATTGGTTTAGACGAAAAATTTACAAAAATTCTAGATGTAAAACTTCCGTATTTAACTTTACCTGTTAAGCCAGGAAGAGATGTTGTTTTATTACTAGAAACCATGGCTTTAAATCATCGCTTGAAGAATATGGGTTATAACTCGGCTCAAGAATTTACGACAAAAGTATTAGAATTAACGACATCTAAAGTCAGAAAGAAAATTTTACCTTAA
- a CDS encoding HPr family phosphocarrier protein, with amino-acid sequence MKLVCKVQVKNRMGLHTRPATTIVKLLQNCKSDVYFTHKQETINAKSILSILMLAARKNSKITIAVEGEDANDTMDKLIEAFESQFGE; translated from the coding sequence GTGAAACTCGTTTGTAAAGTACAAGTAAAAAATCGCATGGGTCTTCATACGCGACCAGCAACCACGATTGTTAAATTATTGCAAAATTGTAAGAGTGATGTTTATTTTACACACAAACAAGAAACAATTAATGCGAAGAGTATTTTGAGTATTCTCATGTTAGCTGCTAGAAAAAATTCTAAAATTACAATAGCAGTGGAAGGGGAAGATGCAAATGACACCATGGATAAACTGATTGAGGCGTTTGAGTCTCAATTCGGAGAGTAA